A window of the Halobacteriovorax sp. HLS genome harbors these coding sequences:
- the nusG gene encoding transcription termination/antitermination protein NusG, which produces MSKENNSTDEVIETTEEVTEVSGEELDENAFAAGDSEDFKWYIAKTLTGQEGKIQRALRERIVNYKQTEFFSEIMVPEETVISHAGGKKRTIKKKLFPGYVLIKMIMNDKTWHLVKDTDKITGFVGGTTDKPAPITNEEAAYMTGQQADGVKKTKTTIDFEEGESVKVIEGPFASFVGTVEAVSDKGKLKVNVLIFGRPTPVELDFKQVEKA; this is translated from the coding sequence ATGTCTAAAGAAAATAATAGTACTGATGAAGTAATTGAAACTACAGAAGAAGTAACTGAAGTATCTGGTGAAGAGCTAGATGAGAATGCATTTGCTGCAGGTGATTCAGAAGATTTCAAGTGGTATATCGCTAAGACTTTAACGGGACAAGAAGGAAAGATTCAAAGAGCTTTACGTGAAAGAATCGTTAACTATAAGCAAACAGAATTCTTTTCTGAAATTATGGTTCCTGAAGAGACTGTTATCTCTCACGCAGGTGGGAAGAAGAGAACTATAAAGAAGAAATTATTTCCAGGTTATGTCTTGATTAAAATGATCATGAATGATAAAACCTGGCACCTTGTTAAGGATACGGATAAGATTACTGGATTTGTTGGTGGAACTACTGACAAACCAGCTCCTATTACTAATGAGGAAGCTGCATATATGACTGGTCAGCAAGCTGATGGAGTTAAGAAAACTAAGACTACAATTGACTTTGAAGAAGGTGAATCAGTTAAGGTAATCGAAGGTCCATTCGCATCTTTCGTTGGTACAGTTGAAGCAGTAAGTGATAAAGGTAAGTTAAAAGTTAATGTTCTAATCTTTGGTAGACCAACACCAGTAGAATTAGACTTTAAACAAGTAGAAAAAGCTTAA
- the secE gene encoding preprotein translocase subunit SecE, with amino-acid sequence MSLVRIEDGKKWINTFVAIISILAGFVTIRFMGQLSEWFDLEAKVPNFLAVSQGLGIVIGLVTFIGILKNKNASTHMEEVYAELVKVVWPDKDSVLKMTVGLVVAVSIISGIFVLIDFTFRKVLELIY; translated from the coding sequence ATGTCTTTAGTTCGAATTGAAGATGGCAAGAAGTGGATCAACACATTTGTTGCAATTATTAGTATATTAGCTGGGTTTGTTACTATTCGTTTCATGGGTCAGTTAAGTGAGTGGTTTGATTTAGAAGCCAAGGTTCCAAATTTTTTAGCAGTTTCACAAGGTCTTGGAATTGTTATCGGTTTGGTGACTTTTATTGGAATTTTAAAAAACAAGAATGCTTCGACTCATATGGAAGAAGTATATGCTGAGTTAGTTAAAGTTGTTTGGCCTGATAAGGACTCAGTTTTAAAAATGACAGTAGGTCTTGTTGTAGCAGTATCAATCATAAGCGGTATTTTTGTTTTGATTGATTTTACGTTTAGAAAAGTTTTAGAACTAATTTATTAA